The DNA segment AATCAAATACAAATTATTACAAATATTAATAAGGGTATTATGACAAATAAAGTGATTTATCCAGAATTATCTTATGAAATAGTGGGTGTTTTATTTGATGTTTATAATGAACTGGGTTATGGTTACCAAGAAAAATATTATGACAGTGCTGTGGCAAAGGCCTTAGATTTGAAGCATATCAGATTTAAGCGGCAAGTGCCTTTTGATGTAAAATATAAAGACAATAAAATTGGTAAAGGAATACTTGATTTTTTAATTGAAGATAAAATCGTATTAGAATTAAAAATCGGAAAATATTTTACTAAACAAAGTTTTAATCAGGTAAAAGGCTATCTTAAATCCACTAATAAAAAATTGGCAATCATGGCTATTTTTACTCCTAAAGGTGTTAGGTTTATTAGAATCTTAAATGAAAATAATAAAATTAGTAAAAATGAAACAGAAATAAACCTTAATAAAGTTAGAGAATTATTCAAATATTAATTTGTAAATATTCGTCATAATATTTGCATATTTGTATCATATGCCGAAGGCAAAACAAAAATTCATCCTCATCGACGGCAATGCCCTGGTCCACCGCGCTTTTCACGCCTTGCCGCCGCTCACCACAAAAACTGGCGAGCTGGTTAATGCTGTCTATGGTTTTATTACCATTTTCTTAAAAGCGCTCAAAGACATTAAACCAGAATACGTGGCAGTTACTTTTGATAAAGCAAAAAAAACTTTTCGTGATGAAATTTATAAAGAATATAAGGCCACACGTGTCAAAGCGCCTCAAGAACTTTATGACCAGATACCCAAAATTAAGGAAGTGCTTAAATTATTTAAGGTACCAATTTATGAATTAGATGGCTTTGAGGCTGATGATGTGATTGGCACAATTGCTCACCATGCAGAAGTGAATAAGCCGGAAATTGAAACCATTATTGTGACCGGCGACCTTGATACTTTGCAGTTAATTGATGACAACACTAAAGTCTATTCTTTAAAACGCGGCATTTCAGATACAATTATTTATGATGAAAAAAATGTCATGCAAAGATACGATGGCTTAAAGCCAAATCAAATGATTGATTATAAAGCGCTTAAAGGCGATCCCTCTGATAATATCCCTGGAGTTAAAGGCATTGGCGAAAAAACAGCTATCCAACTTTTAACCCAATTTAAAACTTTGGACAATCTTTACAAAAATATCCAAAGCAAAAAATTCTCTGATTCTGTGCGCCAAAAATTAATTGATCATAAAGAAGAAGCATATTTAAGCCAGAAACTCGCCACTATTGTACTTAATGCCCCGATAGAATTTAAATTAGCCGATGCTAAAATAAAACCTTACGACAAACAGGGCCTGATCAATCTTTTTCAAAATTATCAATTTACCAGTTTGTTAAATAAACTGCCTGGAGAATCAGCGCCAGCCCCAGCTGATGGTTCGACTAGGCTTGCCCTGAGCAAAGCCGAAGGGCTCACCATGACAGCTGGGGTTAATTATCAGACAATTCAAACAGACAAAGATTTAGAAGTTTTCCTTACATCACTAAAAAAACAAAAAGAATTCTGCTTTGATACAGAGACAACCGGCCTGGATCCTTTTAATTCCAAGCTTATGGGCATTAGCTTTTGCTGGCAAGTAGGCTTAGCTTATTACTTACCAATTGCTGAAGTTAAAGGCGAAGGTTTATTTGAAGAAATAAAAATAAATCAGGCCTGGTTAAAAAAATTATCACCCATTTTTGCTGATAAAAAAATTGCCAAGATCGGACATAATCTCAAATTTGATTCTGAAATGTTAATTAATCAAGGGCTGGAAGTTAATAATCTGGCCTTTGATACCATGATTGCTTCTTATGTTTTAAATCCTGGTTCACGCGCTCATAGTTTGGATAATCTTGCTTTTACAGAACTGGGACACCAGATGATTTCCTTTGCTGATCTTACCAATAATAAAAAAACACCCATTACCCAAGTCCCCTTAGCCAAACTCTCTGAATATTCTTGTGAAGATGCTGATTTTACCTGGCGTCTGTATATTTTATTAAGTAAAAAGTTAGAAAGTGAAAAGTTTATCAAGTTATTTTCTGAAATTGAAATGCCTTTAATCCCGGTTTTAATTAGTATGGAACAGGATGGAATTAAAATAGATCCTCAATACTTAAAAATCTTTTCCAAAAAGATTCAAAAATCCATCGATGCTGTTTCTAAAAATATCTTTAAATTAGCAGGCCAGGAATTTAATATTTCTTCACCAATGCAACTCAAAGAAATTCTTTTTGATAAATTACAAATCTCAACTGCTGGCATTGGTAGAATTAAAACCGGCTTTTCTACTGATGCTGCTTCTTTGGAAAAACTCAAAGGCAGGCATAAAATTATTGATTTAATTTCAGATTACCGTGAATTAAGCAAATTAAAAAATACTTATATTGATGCTTTGCCCCAATTGATTGAAAAATCTACTGGCAGAGTGCACACCAGCTTTAACCAAACAATCACTGCCACAGGCCGCTTGTCTTCTTCAGAACCTAATTTACAAAATATACCTATTAAAACCGCCTTGGGCCGCGAAGTACGCAAAGCCTTTATTGCTGAAAAGGGTTATAAGTTAGTTGCTGCTGATTATTCCCAGATTGAATTAAGAATTGTGGCTTCCTTATCAAATGACCAGAACATGATAAAAGCATTTAAAGAAGGCGAAGATATTCATACTATTACAGCTGCTAAAATTCATGGCTTAAAACCAGAAGAAGTGACC comes from the Patescibacteria group bacterium genome and includes:
- a CDS encoding GxxExxY protein codes for the protein MTNKVIYPELSYEIVGVLFDVYNELGYGYQEKYYDSAVAKALDLKHIRFKRQVPFDVKYKDNKIGKGILDFLIEDKIVLELKIGKYFTKQSFNQVKGYLKSTNKKLAIMAIFTPKGVRFIRILNENNKISKNETEINLNKVRELFKY
- the polA gene encoding DNA polymerase I, whose amino-acid sequence is MPKAKQKFILIDGNALVHRAFHALPPLTTKTGELVNAVYGFITIFLKALKDIKPEYVAVTFDKAKKTFRDEIYKEYKATRVKAPQELYDQIPKIKEVLKLFKVPIYELDGFEADDVIGTIAHHAEVNKPEIETIIVTGDLDTLQLIDDNTKVYSLKRGISDTIIYDEKNVMQRYDGLKPNQMIDYKALKGDPSDNIPGVKGIGEKTAIQLLTQFKTLDNLYKNIQSKKFSDSVRQKLIDHKEEAYLSQKLATIVLNAPIEFKLADAKIKPYDKQGLINLFQNYQFTSLLNKLPGESAPAPADGSTRLALSKAEGLTMTAGVNYQTIQTDKDLEVFLTSLKKQKEFCFDTETTGLDPFNSKLMGISFCWQVGLAYYLPIAEVKGEGLFEEIKINQAWLKKLSPIFADKKIAKIGHNLKFDSEMLINQGLEVNNLAFDTMIASYVLNPGSRAHSLDNLAFTELGHQMISFADLTNNKKTPITQVPLAKLSEYSCEDADFTWRLYILLSKKLESEKFIKLFSEIEMPLIPVLISMEQDGIKIDPQYLKIFSKKIQKSIDAVSKNIFKLAGQEFNISSPMQLKEILFDKLQISTAGIGRIKTGFSTDAASLEKLKGRHKIIDLISDYRELSKLKNTYIDALPQLIEKSTGRVHTSFNQTITATGRLSSSEPNLQNIPIKTALGREVRKAFIAEKGYKLVAADYSQIELRIVASLSNDQNMIKAFKEGEDIHTITAAKIHGLKPEEVTKEIRRSAKEINFGVMYGMGANGVAARTGISREEAHEFIDKYFEAFPNIKKYIEETKDFARDKGYVETLFGRRRYLPDIHSGVPNIAAAAERMAINMPIQGTAADLIKMAMIKIHSKLSQISPKSRMILQVHDELVFEVPDKETAKVADFVKKEMEDVYKFKCPIKVDVEVGDNWGELK